One window of Camelina sativa cultivar DH55 chromosome 4, Cs, whole genome shotgun sequence genomic DNA carries:
- the LOC104780762 gene encoding UPF0160 protein-like has translation MFGSRGLGCCSRIWNRSLFLKRSGSFRASLSTNSVVSKQKRVGTHNGTFHCDETLACFILRLSNRFSDAQIVRTRDHQVLEKLDAALDVGGVYDPQSERYDHHQKGFTEVFGHGFNTKLSSAGLVYKHYGLEIIAKELQLDQRHPDVYRLFLAVYKNFIEAVDAIDNGIHQYDTDQPPRYVNNTSLGHRIGRLNLDWIEPDQSSAKEDEAFHRAMELAGSEFLECVHFHAKSWLPARSIVMECLAKRYDIDSTGEIMKLSKQCPWKLHIFELEEEMKTDPPIKYVLYQDDRSENWRIQAVSVARDRFESRKALPLSWRGLEKEKLSEESSIPGCVFVHMSGFIGANRTYEGALAMARASLMG, from the exons ATGTTTGGGTCGAGAGGTCTCGGCTGCTGTAGCAGAATCTGGAATCGTTCTCTGTTTCTGAAACGTTCTGGGAGCTTCCGAGCTAGTTTATCGACCAATTCCGTAGTTTCTAAGCAGAAACGGGTCGGGACGCATAATGGAACATTCCACTGCGACGAAACCTTAGCTTGTTTCATCCTTCGTCTTTCAAATAGATTCTCCGATGCTCAAATCGTACGAACCAGAGATCACCAG GTTTTGGAGAAGCTTGATGCGGCACTTGATGTTGGAGGTGTGTATGATCCTCAGAGTGAACGTTATGACCATCACCAGAAAGGATTCACTGAAGTGTTTGGGCACGGGTTTAACACTAAACTCAGTAGTGCTGGCCTTGTCTATAAG CATTATGGACTGGAAATAATTGCTAAGGAGCTTCAACTTGATCAGAGACATCCTGATGTGTATCGATTGTTTCTAGCTGTGTACAAAAACTTCATTGAG GCAGTAGATGCTATAGACAACGGCATCCATCAGTATGATACTGACCAGCCTCCAAGATATGTAAACAATACTAGCCTGGGGCATAGGATTGGAAGGTTGAACTTAGACTGGATTGAACCTGATCAGTCCAGTGCGAAAGAAGATGAAGCATTTCATCGGGCAATGGAACTTGCTGGCTCTGAATTTTTggag TGTGTTCATTTTCACGCGAAATCGTGGTTACCAGCTCGGTCAATTGTAATGGAGTGTCTTGCAAAACGGTATGACATAGACTCCACTGGAGAAATTATGAAGCTCAGTAAACAATGCCCA TGGAAACTCCATATTTTCGAGCTCGAGGAAGAAATGAAGACTGATCCTCCCATAAAATATGTTCTTTACCAG GATGACAGAAGTGAAAATTGGAGAATCCAAGCGGTTTCGGTTGCACGGGACAGGTTTGAGAGCCGTAAAGCGTTGCCCTTATCATGGAGGGGTCTAGAAAAGGAGAAGCTCTCGGAGGAAAGTTCAATTCCGGGATGTGTTTTTGTGCACATGAGTGGTTTCATTGGTGCAAACCGGACATATGAAGGTGCCTTAGCAATGGCAAGAGCCTCTTTGATGGGTTAG